A genomic region of Micromonospora sp. NBC_01796 contains the following coding sequences:
- a CDS encoding mechanosensitive ion channel family protein: protein MRTALIVLAALAAAVVVDLVSGVLVRRVAAGRYRWLLGPLRHACRRPAAVVLLVGALYYALPSEPGGWQRDLRHAILLVLIATGAWLMIKALHVAEAVAFSRLPDDLVTSRRVRRARTQIRPVRRLTVAVVTVLAVGLILITFRPVRLFGISVLTSAGVVGAVIGLSARTALGNAFAGIQVAFADGLHVGDVLVVDGEWGRVEEVKLTNVVIRLWDDRMLILPTTYFTERPFQNWTRNESRVIGKIQLHVDHTADLDDLRREARRLVEASPLWDRDRWVLQMVDATPQTVVIQVQASAADGASAWDLRCDLREGLVRYLRDQHPQWLPRTRSQYQP from the coding sequence ATGCGTACCGCGTTGATCGTGTTGGCCGCACTGGCGGCGGCCGTGGTCGTGGACCTGGTATCCGGCGTGCTGGTCCGCCGGGTTGCCGCAGGCCGCTACAGGTGGCTGCTGGGGCCGCTGCGGCACGCCTGCCGCCGCCCGGCGGCCGTGGTCCTGCTGGTCGGGGCGCTGTACTACGCGCTGCCGTCCGAACCGGGCGGTTGGCAGCGTGATCTGCGGCACGCGATCCTGCTGGTCCTGATCGCCACCGGGGCGTGGCTGATGATCAAGGCATTGCACGTCGCCGAGGCGGTCGCGTTCAGCCGGCTGCCGGACGATCTGGTCACGAGCCGGCGGGTTCGGCGGGCCCGGACCCAGATCCGTCCGGTGCGGCGGCTCACGGTGGCGGTTGTCACGGTCCTCGCGGTCGGCCTGATCCTGATCACGTTCCGGCCGGTACGCCTCTTCGGCATCTCCGTTCTGACCTCGGCCGGAGTGGTCGGTGCGGTGATCGGTCTCTCCGCCCGAACCGCGCTCGGCAACGCGTTCGCCGGCATCCAGGTCGCCTTCGCCGACGGACTGCACGTCGGCGACGTACTGGTCGTGGACGGCGAATGGGGCCGGGTCGAGGAGGTGAAGCTGACCAACGTGGTGATCCGGCTCTGGGACGACCGGATGCTCATCCTCCCGACCACGTACTTCACCGAGCGACCGTTCCAGAACTGGACCCGGAACGAGTCACGGGTGATCGGCAAGATCCAGTTACATGTCGACCACACGGCCGACCTGGACGACCTGCGGCGGGAGGCACGCCGACTCGTCGAAGCCTCCCCGCTGTGGGATCGAGACCGGTGGGTGCTCCAGATGGTCGACGCCACCCCGCAGACCGTGGTCATCCAGGTGCAGGCCTCGGCCGCCGACGGTGCCAGTGCCTGGG
- a CDS encoding DUF4240 domain-containing protein, translating into MTDAHLAPSCSSPTPKEEARLWEVVEQAWARLGPEPAALRRALLDRDPDNDEDVNLYAIDTWLEPFLTALREMCLGLSGPELVALDRVVERKLYDIDRADIHEATDGSDDGFLYARGYIVAMGREFYEAVQANPRLAVLDADCEEFCYFFAHLYEERFGGWPESRSGISRESVSNPSGWPKE; encoded by the coding sequence GTGACCGATGCCCACCTTGCTCCTTCCTGCTCGTCGCCGACGCCCAAAGAGGAGGCCCGTCTCTGGGAGGTGGTGGAGCAGGCATGGGCCCGGCTGGGTCCGGAACCGGCGGCGCTGCGCCGGGCCTTGCTCGATCGGGATCCGGACAACGACGAAGACGTCAACCTGTACGCCATAGACACCTGGCTCGAACCCTTCCTCACTGCACTACGCGAGATGTGCCTCGGGCTGTCCGGCCCGGAGTTGGTTGCCCTCGACCGGGTCGTCGAGCGGAAGCTGTACGACATCGACCGCGCCGACATCCATGAGGCGACGGACGGTTCCGACGACGGCTTCCTGTACGCCCGTGGGTACATCGTCGCGATGGGACGGGAGTTCTACGAGGCGGTCCAGGCGAATCCGCGACTGGCGGTGCTCGACGCAGACTGCGAGGAGTTCTGCTACTTCTTCGCGCATCTGTACGAGGAACGCTTCGGGGGTTGGCCGGAGAGCCGCTCCGGCATCTCACGAGAGTCGGTCAGCAATCCCTCGGGGTGGCCGAAGGAGTAG
- a CDS encoding CehA/McbA family metallohydrolase, which produces MAEGVEILGPTQCTRVSRSVRLSTGNLRPCSAEYDAAVPTEANTAGRSREPESPPRQVAGRGWGWYRGDCHVHSQLSHGGELTPSQLAAAAREAGLDFIAITEHNTTDSHGAWASLAGDDLLVILGQEITTETGHWLALGLDPGQVVDWRYGVRDNLITSSVDQVHRAGGLCVAAHPHAPYPSGTFMYPFLGFDAVEVWNGRWSSDLPWNADNEAALAEWGRSLAFDIHHGRWRPAIGNSDAHLDGQIGIPHTVVMADGLDTDAALAGIRAGRSWIAESAEVQLSFTLSAGDRSAGIGERLVTDGKPATARVEIQGVPSGTVTFLTEQGGTHRERLPDHGTGALECSVSAEDSAFVRIEVRHPAGHMAALTNPILLA; this is translated from the coding sequence GTGGCCGAAGGAGTAGAGATCCTGGGACCGACCCAATGCACTCGTGTATCGCGATCCGTTCGCCTGAGTACGGGGAATCTTCGTCCGTGCTCCGCTGAGTACGATGCCGCCGTGCCTACCGAAGCGAACACGGCAGGACGCAGCCGCGAGCCGGAATCGCCGCCGCGACAGGTGGCCGGTCGCGGATGGGGCTGGTACCGGGGCGACTGTCACGTGCATTCGCAGCTCTCCCATGGTGGTGAACTCACACCGAGCCAGCTCGCGGCCGCCGCCCGTGAGGCCGGACTCGACTTCATCGCCATCACCGAACACAACACGACGGATAGCCACGGTGCCTGGGCATCGTTGGCCGGTGATGATCTGTTGGTGATCCTGGGCCAGGAAATCACCACCGAGACGGGGCACTGGCTGGCGTTGGGCCTCGATCCGGGGCAGGTTGTCGACTGGCGCTACGGCGTCCGGGACAACCTGATCACCTCTTCCGTGGATCAGGTCCATCGTGCGGGCGGGCTGTGCGTCGCGGCCCACCCGCACGCGCCGTACCCGTCAGGGACCTTCATGTATCCGTTCCTGGGATTCGACGCGGTGGAGGTCTGGAACGGACGATGGAGTTCGGACCTGCCGTGGAACGCCGACAACGAAGCGGCACTGGCCGAATGGGGCCGAAGCTTGGCGTTTGACATCCACCACGGACGGTGGCGTCCGGCTATCGGCAACAGCGACGCCCACCTGGATGGCCAGATCGGCATCCCGCACACCGTCGTGATGGCCGACGGACTCGACACGGACGCGGCACTCGCCGGTATCCGCGCCGGACGAAGCTGGATCGCCGAGTCAGCCGAGGTCCAACTCTCGTTCACCCTTTCCGCCGGCGACCGCAGCGCGGGGATCGGTGAACGACTGGTCACCGACGGCAAGCCGGCCACGGCCCGGGTGGAGATACAGGGCGTGCCATCCGGCACGGTCACCTTCCTCACCGAGCAGGGTGGGACACACCGCGAACGGTTGCCCGACCATGGCACGGGTGCCCTGGAGTGTTCCGTCAGCGCAGAGGACTCGGCGTTCGTCCGCATCGAGGTACGCCACCCTGCCGGGCACATGGCCGCACTCACGAACCCAATTCTGCTGGCCTGA
- a CDS encoding sensor histidine kinase yields the protein MHSRLRAVLAEPHAPHVPARVWRDWVLIAVLAPAIVLEGIARPDLPWRVGCVVIALALLPTLLWRRTEPLVMVAIAFGFTTVAPLVLPGDACQMFTTSFLVLLTYSLFRWGSGRDAMIGSLFVVTKVAAAGLVGSIDGSELVAGFAVMFAAATLGIAIRFGAAARVRELDQAKLLERERLARDLHDTVAHHVSAMAIRAQAGIAASAGQPGAAVEALRVIEAEASRALAEMRTIVRVLRRDQPADLAPNPRLADIQRLAGRFHTGPAVNVDIRGDLDNLPPTVGSALYRLAQESITNARRHARHATRIEVSVAADDTSVHLRVSDDGEAAAGPAGSPGFGLMGMIERADLLGGTCEAGPNPDRGWTVTAVLPRAGVGA from the coding sequence GTGCACTCTCGCCTGCGCGCCGTGTTGGCCGAGCCGCACGCCCCGCACGTCCCGGCCCGGGTCTGGCGCGACTGGGTATTGATCGCCGTCCTCGCGCCGGCGATCGTGTTGGAGGGGATCGCCCGACCCGATCTGCCGTGGCGGGTGGGCTGCGTCGTCATCGCGCTCGCGTTGCTGCCCACGCTGCTGTGGCGGCGCACGGAGCCGCTCGTGATGGTGGCGATCGCGTTCGGCTTCACGACGGTCGCCCCGCTCGTGCTGCCCGGCGATGCCTGTCAGATGTTCACGACGAGCTTTCTGGTCCTGTTGACCTACTCACTGTTCCGTTGGGGCTCCGGCCGGGATGCGATGATCGGTTCGCTCTTCGTGGTGACCAAGGTGGCCGCCGCCGGCCTGGTCGGCTCGATCGACGGCAGCGAGTTGGTCGCCGGGTTCGCGGTGATGTTCGCCGCCGCCACCCTGGGCATCGCGATCCGCTTCGGCGCCGCCGCCCGAGTGCGCGAGCTTGACCAGGCCAAACTACTGGAACGCGAACGGCTCGCCCGTGACCTCCACGACACGGTGGCACACCACGTGTCGGCGATGGCGATCCGCGCGCAGGCCGGCATCGCCGCCTCGGCCGGCCAGCCCGGTGCCGCCGTCGAGGCACTCCGCGTGATCGAGGCCGAGGCGTCCCGCGCGCTCGCCGAGATGCGCACAATCGTCCGCGTCCTGCGCCGCGACCAGCCCGCCGACCTGGCGCCCAACCCACGGCTCGCCGACATCCAACGGCTCGCCGGCCGCTTCCACACCGGCCCGGCCGTCAACGTCGACATCCGCGGCGACCTCGACAACCTCCCGCCCACGGTCGGCTCCGCGCTCTACCGCCTGGCCCAGGAGTCGATCACCAACGCCCGCCGCCACGCCCGCCACGCCACCCGCATCGAGGTCAGCGTCGCGGCCGACGACACCTCCGTACACCTGCGGGTCAGCGACGACGGCGAGGCCGCCGCCGGCCCCGCCGGCTCGCCCGGCTTCGGCCTGATGGGCATGATCGAGCGTGCCGACCTGCTCGGCGGCACCTGCGAGGCCGGCCCCAACCCCGACCGTGGATGGACCGTCACGGCGGTGCTCCCCCGCGCGGGAGTCGGCGCGTGA
- a CDS encoding response regulator transcription factor: MTVRVLVADDQEIVRTGLTIILNAQPGIEVVGEAGDGRRAVELARRLRPDVCLLDIRMPGMDGIEATRALAGPSVAEPLAVVVITTFDLDDYVYEALRAGARGFLLKEAGPDLLSQAVHAAANGDALIAPSVTTRLLKAFADSGPASPLKQPIEALTDREEQVLLAVARGRTNKEIADELYVTLSTVKSHITSVMTKLGVRNRVEIAMWAYETNRTRGRG, encoded by the coding sequence GTGACGGTGCGCGTGCTCGTCGCGGACGACCAGGAAATCGTCCGTACCGGCCTCACCATCATCCTGAACGCACAGCCCGGCATCGAGGTCGTCGGCGAGGCCGGCGACGGGCGCCGGGCGGTCGAGCTCGCCCGCCGACTCCGCCCCGACGTGTGCCTCCTCGACATCCGCATGCCCGGCATGGACGGCATCGAGGCCACTCGGGCGCTCGCCGGTCCATCGGTCGCGGAGCCGCTCGCGGTGGTCGTCATCACGACCTTCGATCTCGATGACTACGTGTACGAGGCTCTGCGCGCCGGCGCCCGCGGTTTCCTGCTCAAGGAAGCCGGCCCCGACCTGCTCAGCCAGGCCGTCCACGCGGCCGCCAACGGGGACGCGCTGATCGCGCCGAGCGTCACCACGCGTCTACTTAAGGCGTTCGCCGACTCGGGTCCTGCTTCGCCGTTGAAGCAGCCGATCGAGGCGCTCACCGACCGGGAGGAACAGGTGCTGCTCGCGGTCGCCCGGGGGCGTACCAACAAGGAGATCGCCGACGAGCTCTACGTCACGTTGAGCACCGTCAAGTCGCACATCACCAGCGTGATGACCAAGCTCGGTGTGCGTAACCGGGTCGAGATCGCGATGTGGGCGTACGAGACGAACCGCACCCGGGGACGCGGGTAA
- a CDS encoding DUF2306 domain-containing protein: MPAALILLSLIPVIAGAARLTELGTGPEVTPANARFVADPLPVVLHIVGAVVYTILGAFQFVPSLRRRRWHRLAGRVLVPCGLAVALSGLWMTFAYDLPAHDNDVLAGMRLVFGSAMAASILLGLAAVLRRDFTRHRAWMVRGYAIGIGAGTQAFTNAPYLLATGEQPDGNVRAVLVLAGWLINLAVAEWYLRRPARAARSRPVRRPRAAVDDTVSR; encoded by the coding sequence CTGCCGGCCGCGTTGATCCTGCTGAGCCTGATACCGGTCATCGCCGGCGCGGCACGGCTGACCGAGCTGGGCACCGGACCGGAGGTCACCCCGGCGAACGCCCGCTTCGTCGCCGATCCGCTGCCGGTGGTGCTGCACATCGTCGGCGCGGTGGTCTACACGATCCTCGGCGCGTTCCAGTTCGTACCGAGCCTGCGCCGCCGCCGTTGGCACCGCCTCGCCGGCCGGGTCCTCGTCCCCTGCGGGCTGGCGGTCGCCCTCTCCGGCCTGTGGATGACGTTCGCGTACGACCTGCCGGCCCACGACAACGACGTGCTCGCCGGCATGCGACTCGTCTTCGGCTCGGCCATGGCCGCCTCGATCCTGCTCGGCCTCGCCGCCGTGCTACGCCGCGACTTCACCCGACACCGGGCGTGGATGGTGCGCGGCTACGCGATCGGCATCGGCGCCGGCACGCAGGCGTTCACGAACGCGCCGTACCTCCTGGCGACCGGTGAACAGCCCGACGGGAACGTCCGGGCCGTCCTGGTGCTCGCCGGTTGGCTGATCAACCTTGCCGTGGCCGAGTGGTACCTGCGCCGCCCGGCCCGCGCAGCGCGTTCTCGACCGGTCCGTCGGCCACGTGCCGCTGTCGACGACACCGTTTCGCGTTGA
- a CDS encoding vanadium-dependent haloperoxidase, whose translation MTSRNQTRRTSWSRIIPATLALGALVASTVTFPAPSAAAAISGTGPNPVVTWDLNAQTAIWDVAAQQPNEQVRSFAMVSGAVYDAVNAIAGTPYQPYLAAPRSSGTESTDAAVAAAAHGVLAALFPDQQERLRAQYDAALAVIPDGRSKQGGITIGARAAAAMVAARQDDGAFGDQQWRNGTRPGQWRPTPPLFLSDGAWTGHMRPFLIPRASMFRIPEPPRLTSSAYARDLNEVKEVGSATSTVRTRDQTEAAIWWHDRRSASWEIKRQLATTQRLNALQTARFFAMTDLIVADSGVACFSQKDFWSYWRPVTAIQLADTDGNPRTAADPGWQSLLVTPPFPEYPSGHACGTGARMSLYRYFFGRDDIAFSGSSVASGTTRQFTSFSQALDELIGARIWGGVHFRTADDEGAKLGEEVYRYAVRHHFRPLR comes from the coding sequence ATGACGAGCCGCAACCAAACACGCCGTACGTCCTGGTCGCGCATCATTCCCGCGACACTCGCGCTCGGTGCGCTGGTCGCGTCCACGGTGACCTTCCCGGCGCCCTCCGCCGCAGCCGCGATCTCCGGCACCGGCCCCAATCCGGTGGTCACCTGGGACCTCAACGCCCAGACGGCGATCTGGGACGTCGCCGCCCAGCAACCGAACGAGCAGGTACGCAGCTTCGCGATGGTGAGCGGGGCCGTCTACGACGCGGTGAACGCGATCGCCGGTACCCCGTACCAGCCGTACCTCGCCGCACCGCGGTCGAGCGGGACCGAGTCGACGGACGCTGCCGTCGCCGCCGCCGCCCACGGCGTACTCGCCGCCCTCTTCCCCGATCAGCAGGAGCGGCTCCGGGCACAGTACGACGCCGCGCTCGCCGTGATTCCCGATGGGCGGTCGAAGCAGGGCGGCATCACGATCGGGGCGCGAGCCGCGGCTGCGATGGTCGCCGCTCGGCAGGACGACGGCGCGTTCGGGGACCAGCAGTGGCGCAACGGGACAAGGCCCGGCCAGTGGAGACCCACGCCGCCGCTGTTCCTCTCCGACGGCGCATGGACCGGACACATGCGGCCGTTCCTCATCCCCCGTGCGTCGATGTTCCGCATTCCCGAGCCGCCACGCCTGACCAGCAGCGCGTACGCCCGCGACCTCAACGAGGTCAAGGAAGTCGGCTCGGCGACGAGCACGGTGCGCACCCGGGACCAGACGGAGGCCGCGATCTGGTGGCACGACCGACGTTCCGCCTCCTGGGAGATCAAGCGACAGCTCGCCACCACCCAACGGCTGAACGCCCTGCAAACCGCGCGCTTCTTTGCGATGACCGACCTCATCGTGGCCGACTCGGGAGTGGCGTGCTTCAGCCAGAAGGACTTCTGGAGCTACTGGCGCCCGGTAACGGCGATCCAACTGGCCGACACGGACGGGAACCCGAGGACGGCCGCTGACCCGGGCTGGCAGTCGCTCCTCGTCACGCCCCCCTTCCCCGAGTACCCTTCCGGCCACGCCTGCGGCACCGGTGCGCGGATGTCGCTGTACCGGTACTTCTTCGGCCGGGACGACATCGCTTTCAGTGGATCCAGCGTCGCCTCCGGCACAACCAGGCAGTTCACCAGCTTCTCGCAGGCGCTCGACGAGCTCATCGGTGCGCGCATCTGGGGCGGCGTCCACTTCCGTACCGCTGACGACGAGGGGGCGAAACTCGGTGAGGAGGTCTACCGCTACGCGGTCCGGCACCACTTCCGCCCCCTGAGATAG
- a CDS encoding nitroreductase/quinone reductase family protein encodes MRIADQRGERGAPDPLAHLPREIRRAIEITPAAGTRERIVDITTTGRRTGRHRRIEIFFYRANGATYLCSGAGGGATGWYANLRANPAFTFHLKNGTRADLPAHATTVTDPTERAAVIAAIVDDLNQPHDPGTIRPTRLDDWAASRLMRIAFD; translated from the coding sequence ATGAGGATCGCAGACCAGCGCGGTGAGCGCGGCGCGCCTGATCCACTTGCCCACCTGCCGCGCGAGATCAGGCGCGCCATCGAGATCACACCCGCGGCCGGAACCCGCGAACGAATCGTGGACATCACCACCACCGGGCGGCGTACCGGACGACACCGGCGCATTGAGATCTTCTTCTATCGCGCCAACGGCGCGACCTATCTTTGCAGCGGAGCGGGCGGCGGCGCGACCGGCTGGTACGCAAACCTACGAGCGAATCCCGCTTTCACCTTCCACCTCAAGAACGGCACCAGAGCAGACCTGCCGGCGCACGCAACAACGGTCACCGATCCGACCGAACGGGCCGCAGTGATCGCAGCCATCGTCGACGACCTCAACCAGCCCCACGACCCCGGCACCATCAGGCCGACCCGACTGGACGACTGGGCCGCCAGCAGGCTGATGCGAATCGCCTTCGACTGA
- a CDS encoding SDR family NAD(P)-dependent oxidoreductase encodes MSRFANQTVLVTGGTGGQGASHVRALHAEGANVVVGDINAERGADLAAELGDGAHFVRLDVSREESWAAAIAETETAFGALTVLVNNAGVQNPPALIESTDRATWARILDINLTGAFLGIKAAAPALRRAGGGVIVNIASTMSLGGTAFYAPYVASKWAIRGLTQTAALELGRDNIRVNVIHPGVVATPFITEPAAGSDAPIADFYSPEPFAVPRLGQPADITALLLFLTSPHAAFITGAEYVIDGGLLLGPALQKEAA; translated from the coding sequence ATGTCCCGTTTCGCCAATCAGACCGTTCTCGTGACCGGCGGCACCGGCGGGCAGGGAGCCAGCCACGTTCGCGCCCTGCATGCCGAAGGCGCCAACGTCGTCGTCGGCGACATCAACGCCGAGCGTGGCGCCGACCTCGCCGCCGAACTGGGAGACGGGGCACATTTCGTCCGCCTCGACGTCTCCCGGGAGGAGTCGTGGGCCGCCGCCATCGCGGAAACCGAGACGGCCTTCGGTGCGCTCACGGTCCTGGTCAACAACGCCGGGGTACAGAACCCGCCGGCCCTCATCGAGTCCACCGACCGGGCTACGTGGGCTCGCATCCTCGACATCAATCTCACCGGCGCCTTCCTCGGCATCAAAGCGGCCGCACCGGCGCTGCGGCGCGCAGGTGGAGGGGTAATCGTCAACATCGCCTCCACCATGAGCCTCGGCGGTACTGCCTTCTACGCGCCCTATGTCGCCAGCAAGTGGGCGATTCGAGGGCTCACTCAGACCGCTGCCCTCGAGTTGGGCCGTGACAACATCCGCGTCAATGTCATCCACCCCGGCGTTGTCGCCACCCCGTTCATCACCGAGCCAGCGGCTGGCAGCGACGCCCCGATCGCCGACTTCTACTCGCCCGAGCCGTTCGCCGTACCGCGACTCGGGCAGCCCGCCGACATCACTGCGCTGCTGTTGTTCCTCACCTCGCCGCACGCGGCCTTCATCACCGGCGCCGAGTATGTCATCGACGGGGGGCTGCTCCTCGGCCCCGCCTTGCAGAAGGAAGCCGCATGA
- a CDS encoding TetR/AcrR family transcriptional regulator, with protein sequence MTPAPSAYHQRVAEEKRALIVQAATELFLELGYDRASLARVADGAGVSKATLFKQFPTKAALFDAIVIDSWAKNDVADVPPAGDLTAGLTVLGRRYAALLGQPEMTDLFRIVIAELPRFPELAKAHFSQGKLPYFESVRIYLLSEHDAGAADIADPEMAATQFLGMISNYLFWPSLVLPDWTVTPARVTAVVDEAVRTMVARYGVDIDRPGL encoded by the coding sequence ATGACCCCAGCGCCGTCGGCCTATCACCAGCGCGTGGCGGAGGAGAAGCGCGCGCTCATCGTGCAAGCCGCCACTGAGCTTTTCCTCGAGTTGGGCTACGACCGGGCATCTCTGGCGCGTGTCGCCGACGGCGCTGGTGTCTCGAAAGCGACGCTGTTCAAGCAGTTTCCGACAAAGGCAGCGTTGTTCGATGCCATCGTCATCGACTCGTGGGCCAAAAACGACGTCGCCGACGTTCCGCCCGCCGGCGATCTGACGGCCGGCCTGACGGTTCTCGGACGGCGCTACGCGGCGCTGTTGGGCCAGCCGGAGATGACTGACCTGTTCCGCATCGTCATCGCCGAACTGCCACGCTTTCCCGAACTGGCCAAGGCACATTTCTCACAAGGCAAACTGCCGTACTTCGAGTCCGTCCGGATCTACCTTCTGTCCGAGCACGACGCGGGAGCCGCAGACATCGCTGATCCGGAGATGGCCGCAACGCAGTTCCTCGGGATGATCTCCAACTACCTGTTCTGGCCGAGTCTGGTGCTCCCCGACTGGACGGTGACCCCTGCCCGCGTGACCGCGGTCGTGGACGAAGCCGTCCGCACCATGGTTGCGCGGTACGGTGTCGATATTGACCGTCCGGGCTTGTGA
- a CDS encoding RBBP9/YdeN family alpha/beta hydrolase: MWDQDDRALQRRSQVRAQHRSVGGLRPRRRITPRPRDESGRRHRGTANTESDGSSSALTQRGARSVHLISVVRGGMAASRREGLWRRPFRGRWSGSSRRVVVVVLGILAFVMTLRPGTQPRPVASGRVQRTVATLPNMTRYLVVPGRGVPLPDHWSRSWVRDYPGYQWAPEPPGPPYVAAERVAALHAAISADSEPAILVAHSAGCLTVAVWASQHVGPVRATLLVTPPYLDPDWTPDPHETVDVFIGHVPREPLPFRSILVASRNDPITTFEQFEQYARDWGSELFDAGAVGHLDSKTGFGAWPDGERLVRSLTQPVQPQHR, translated from the coding sequence ATGTGGGATCAGGATGACCGGGCGCTGCAGAGGCGCTCGCAGGTCCGCGCCCAGCATCGCTCGGTCGGCGGCCTCCGCCCACGTCGCCGAATAACCCCGCGTCCTCGCGATGAGTCAGGACGTCGGCACCGGGGGACGGCGAACACCGAGAGTGACGGTTCGTCCTCCGCCTTGACACAGAGGGGTGCCAGAAGCGTGCACCTGATCTCGGTCGTGCGCGGAGGGATGGCGGCGTCGCGGAGGGAAGGGCTCTGGAGGCGTCCGTTTCGTGGGCGGTGGTCCGGCAGCAGCCGCAGAGTGGTAGTGGTGGTGCTCGGCATCCTCGCGTTCGTCATGACGCTCCGGCCGGGGACTCAACCACGACCTGTGGCATCTGGACGAGTCCAGAGGACCGTCGCTACCCTCCCCAACATGACGCGGTACCTTGTCGTGCCCGGTCGAGGTGTCCCGTTGCCCGACCACTGGTCGCGCAGTTGGGTCAGGGACTATCCGGGATACCAATGGGCGCCCGAACCGCCCGGGCCACCGTACGTCGCCGCCGAACGGGTCGCCGCGCTGCACGCTGCCATCAGCGCCGACAGTGAGCCGGCGATCCTCGTCGCGCACAGTGCGGGCTGTCTGACCGTCGCAGTGTGGGCTAGTCAGCACGTCGGTCCTGTGCGTGCCACCCTGCTGGTCACGCCACCGTACCTGGATCCGGACTGGACTCCCGACCCGCACGAGACGGTCGATGTCTTCATCGGCCACGTGCCACGCGAGCCACTGCCCTTCCGCTCGATCCTGGTCGCCAGCCGCAACGACCCGATTACGACGTTCGAGCAGTTCGAGCAGTACGCGCGAGACTGGGGCTCGGAACTGTTCGACGCGGGCGCGGTCGGGCACCTGGACTCCAAGACCGGGTTCGGCGCGTGGCCCGACGGCGAGCGCCTGGTTCGATCATTGACCCAGCCGGTACAGCCTCAACACCGCTGA